One region of Drosophila teissieri strain GT53w chromosome 2L, Prin_Dtei_1.1, whole genome shotgun sequence genomic DNA includes:
- the LOC122626692 gene encoding uncharacterized protein LOC122626692, with amino-acid sequence MRALIALLLLITAWESSLSDPTPRSYENYSVYKVFIESRSDQQVVDRLLKDPNNYNLWHRGLKVVHIMVSPMEKDSFLAVMRKENIVVEVIISNVQTLINET; translated from the exons ATGCGTGCACTGATTGCATTGTTACTATTGATAACTGCTTGGGAAAGTAGCCTATCAGATCCAACACCCCGTTCCTATGAAAACTATTCGGTGTACAAGGTTTTCATTGAAAGCCGATCGGATCAACAGGTTGTCGATCGACTGCTGAAGGACCCAAACAAT TATAACTTGTGGCATCGTGGCTTAAAAGTGGTCCACATAATGGTGAGCCCTATGGAAAAAGATTCATTCCTAGCTGTAATGCGAAAGGAAAATATTGTTGTGGAAGTAATAATATCTAATGTGCAGAC ACTTATTAATGAGACCTGA